The Methanofollis sp. UBA420 genome contains a region encoding:
- a CDS encoding dihydroorotate dehydrogenase electron transfer subunit, which produces MTEIPTMPVPVTIKAIVQETPSIRTFYFDPAIPSSPGQFVMVWVPGIDEIPMALSSGHSITVQKVGDATAALFAMQVGDRLGIRGPLGNGFTVSGKTLAIGGGVGAAPLLNLVSAGQVSTFLLGARTKDELLFAPLIRAACTLRIATDDGTDGRHGFVTDLMDDIDLADYDHICVCGPEIMMVKVLDRLQKAGIAERGQFSLHRYMKCGIGVCGSCATDPHGLRVCRDGPVFTGDSLLETEFGKYTRDASGRRVHFPPLHPEAPKKPETKEE; this is translated from the coding sequence ATGACTGAGATCCCCACGATGCCGGTGCCGGTGACGATCAAGGCGATCGTGCAGGAGACGCCCTCGATCAGGACCTTCTACTTCGACCCGGCCATTCCGTCCTCGCCCGGCCAGTTCGTGATGGTCTGGGTGCCGGGCATCGACGAGATCCCGATGGCCCTCTCCTCAGGCCACTCGATCACCGTCCAGAAGGTGGGGGACGCCACCGCGGCCCTCTTCGCGATGCAGGTCGGCGACCGCCTCGGCATCCGCGGGCCGCTCGGCAACGGGTTCACCGTGAGCGGGAAGACTCTCGCGATCGGCGGCGGCGTCGGCGCCGCTCCTCTCCTCAACCTCGTCTCGGCAGGACAGGTGAGCACCTTCCTTCTCGGAGCGCGGACGAAAGACGAACTCCTCTTCGCCCCGCTGATCAGGGCGGCGTGCACCCTGCGCATCGCCACAGACGACGGGACTGACGGACGCCACGGCTTTGTCACCGACCTGATGGACGATATCGACCTTGCCGACTACGACCATATCTGCGTCTGCGGCCCGGAGATCATGATGGTGAAGGTGCTCGACCGTCTCCAGAAGGCGGGCATCGCGGAGCGCGGCCAGTTCTCCCTCCACCGGTACATGAAGTGCGGCATCGGCGTCTGCGGGTCCTGCGCCACCGACCCGCACGGCCTGCGGGTCTGTCGGGACGGCCCGGTCTTCACCGGGGACAGTCTCCTCGAAACCGAGTTCGGGAAATATACACGCGACGCCAGCGGCCGCAGGGTCCACTTCCCGCCGCTCCACCCCGAAGCTCCGAAAAAGCCGGAGACGAAGGAAGAATAA
- the mobA gene encoding molybdenum cofactor guanylyltransferase, with protein sequence MRTGIVLVGGEGRRAGGVEKYLFEFCGKTFIERLLETLRGVVDEIVIVARNREQCARFAGFEDVVCISDLRPGLGPIGGLHAGCLAAHGETLFVVACDMPCINGGVINALFEGLDDFDAAIPFWNEDMYEPLHAVYRRSAVMDYLREHESLSLRAMIRSLNARYMDVESFREMDPDLLTFTNINHIHDLEKFRAQFEAKTGARPGSRTET encoded by the coding sequence ATGCGGACGGGCATCGTGCTGGTGGGCGGCGAGGGGCGCCGGGCCGGAGGCGTGGAGAAGTATCTCTTCGAGTTCTGCGGCAAGACGTTCATCGAACGGCTCCTGGAGACCCTGAGGGGGGTGGTCGACGAGATCGTCATCGTGGCACGGAACAGGGAGCAGTGCGCCCGTTTTGCCGGCTTCGAGGATGTCGTCTGCATCTCCGACCTCAGGCCGGGTCTCGGCCCCATCGGCGGCCTCCATGCCGGGTGCCTTGCGGCGCACGGCGAGACGCTCTTTGTCGTCGCCTGCGATATGCCCTGCATCAACGGCGGGGTGATTAACGCCCTTTTTGAAGGTCTCGACGATTTCGACGCTGCCATCCCCTTCTGGAACGAGGATATGTACGAGCCCCTCCATGCCGTCTACCGCCGTTCGGCGGTCATGGACTACCTCAGGGAGCACGAGTCCCTCTCCCTGCGGGCGATGATCCGGAGTCTCAACGCACGATATATGGATGTGGAATCTTTCCGGGAAATGGACCCTGACCTCCTCACTTTCACGAACATCAACCATATCCACGACCTGGAGAAGTTCAGGGCCCAGTTCGAGGCGAAAACCGGTGCCAGGCCAGGGTCGAGGACTGAGACCTGA
- a CDS encoding ketopantoate reductase family protein has product MKVLILGAGAVGLSLAARLSRYCDVHAVCRKRHADVIAERGFQMTGLWGEGTFHFSASDTVPEGERYDYIFITSKSLATRSVCEAFADVIRDTETVSLQNGIGNEEIVAEYTDHVIGGTIITGFEWAGDASVHVSVVGGPMKLGRFPDGPDPKVDALVALVEKAGIPVEGSSHIRGDLWAKTLYNSSLNPLGALMGVPYGKLLHPMTWGIIEHVVREAFAVMAREGVRVPWSTAEDYLAYLHDVQVPSTAEHHASMLQDIKHGHLTEIDFMNGEIAARAAKYDIPAPYNDCITKLMHFRESLLG; this is encoded by the coding sequence ATGAAAGTGCTGATACTCGGAGCCGGTGCGGTCGGGCTCTCCCTTGCGGCCAGGCTCTCCAGGTACTGCGATGTCCATGCCGTCTGCAGAAAGCGGCATGCCGATGTGATCGCAGAGCGCGGTTTTCAGATGACCGGCCTCTGGGGCGAGGGGACATTCCATTTCTCCGCCTCGGATACGGTGCCCGAAGGCGAGCGCTACGACTATATCTTCATCACCTCCAAGTCGCTTGCCACCCGGTCGGTCTGCGAGGCGTTCGCCGACGTGATCCGGGACACCGAGACTGTCAGCCTCCAGAACGGCATCGGGAACGAGGAGATCGTCGCGGAGTACACCGACCATGTGATCGGCGGCACGATCATCACCGGCTTCGAGTGGGCCGGGGACGCCTCTGTCCATGTCTCGGTCGTGGGCGGCCCGATGAAACTCGGCCGCTTCCCCGACGGCCCCGACCCCAAGGTCGACGCCCTCGTCGCCCTTGTCGAGAAGGCAGGCATCCCTGTCGAGGGGAGCAGCCATATCAGGGGCGACCTCTGGGCGAAGACCCTGTACAACTCCTCCCTCAACCCCCTCGGCGCCCTGATGGGCGTCCCGTACGGGAAACTCCTCCACCCGATGACCTGGGGGATCATCGAGCACGTCGTCAGGGAGGCCTTTGCCGTCATGGCGCGGGAAGGTGTCCGCGTCCCCTGGTCGACGGCAGAGGACTACCTCGCATATCTTCATGACGTGCAGGTGCCGAGCACGGCAGAGCACCACGCCTCCATGCTCCAGGACATCAAACACGGGCACCTGACCGAGATCGACTTCATGAACGGCGAGATCGCCGCACGGGCAGCGAAGTACGACATACCCGCTCCGTACAACGACTGTATCACAAAGCTGATGCACTTCCGCGAGTCACTTCTGGGGTAA
- a CDS encoding dihydroorotate dehydrogenase: MITLKPGDVEAGGVGLRNHLILAAGVLGTTGASLSRMLRLGAGGVVTKSIGPAPNAGHHGPCLIRTDCGLLNAMGLPNPSKNFVEELEPLKGEPVVASIFGGNPEEFKEVAGWFAGQAQAFELNVSCPHAEGYGAAIGTDPETVLECTRAVASYGLPVWVKLTPNVTDITTIGKAAEQGGASAIVAVNTVRAMRISTELRRPVLGHKSGGLSGKAIFPVAVKCVWDLYEACSIPIIGCGGVSTANDVVEMMMAGAQAVEIGSAVVDDVRVFERIGRDLYAKDGHAADEIVGAAHHD; the protein is encoded by the coding sequence ATGATTACCCTCAAACCTGGCGATGTCGAGGCGGGCGGCGTCGGCCTGAGAAACCACCTCATCCTTGCGGCCGGCGTCCTCGGGACGACCGGCGCCTCACTCTCGCGGATGCTCAGGCTCGGTGCCGGCGGCGTGGTCACGAAGTCCATCGGCCCCGCGCCCAATGCGGGCCACCACGGCCCCTGCCTGATCAGGACGGACTGCGGACTGCTCAATGCGATGGGCCTCCCGAACCCGTCGAAGAACTTTGTCGAGGAACTGGAGCCCCTCAAGGGCGAACCGGTGGTCGCGAGCATCTTCGGCGGCAACCCCGAGGAGTTCAAAGAGGTCGCCGGGTGGTTCGCCGGGCAGGCGCAGGCCTTCGAACTGAACGTGAGTTGCCCGCATGCCGAGGGGTACGGGGCGGCGATCGGGACTGACCCGGAGACTGTGCTCGAGTGCACGCGGGCGGTCGCCTCGTACGGCCTGCCGGTCTGGGTAAAACTCACCCCGAATGTCACCGACATCACGACCATCGGGAAGGCGGCAGAGCAGGGCGGGGCGAGCGCGATCGTGGCCGTCAATACGGTGCGGGCGATGCGGATCTCCACCGAACTCCGCCGGCCTGTCCTCGGCCACAAATCAGGCGGGCTTTCCGGGAAGGCGATCTTCCCCGTCGCGGTGAAGTGTGTCTGGGACCTGTACGAGGCCTGTTCCATCCCGATCATCGGGTGCGGCGGGGTCTCGACGGCCAACGACGTCGTCGAGATGATGATGGCCGGTGCGCAGGCGGTCGAGATCGGGAGCGCGGTCGTCGACGACGTGCGGGTCTTCGAGCGGATCGGGCGGGATCTGTATGCAAAGGACGGCCATGCGGCCGACGAGATCGTGGGGGCGGCGCACCATGACTGA
- a CDS encoding MGMT family protein: MGVQEGSCPFGLWHVHVVWSGDRVLQVRFGRSPALAPAPAPFFRYLAGDPDALFGLRSAAVEGDSVYARIYRAVQAVPYGETATYGEVAARVGTAARVVGNAMRANPTPLVVPCHRVVAKGGIGGFSPSLDLKRTLLAMEAGRRIS, translated from the coding sequence ATGGGAGTGCAGGAAGGAAGTTGCCCCTTCGGGCTCTGGCATGTCCATGTCGTCTGGTCGGGAGACCGCGTCCTCCAGGTGCGGTTCGGGCGGTCGCCTGCCCTGGCACCGGCGCCGGCCCCCTTTTTTCGGTACCTTGCCGGCGACCCCGACGCCCTCTTCGGCCTTCGGAGCGCGGCAGTCGAGGGGGACTCCGTCTATGCACGGATCTACAGGGCGGTGCAGGCGGTCCCGTACGGGGAGACGGCGACCTACGGGGAGGTCGCCGCACGGGTGGGAACGGCGGCGCGGGTCGTCGGCAATGCGATGCGGGCCAACCCGACACCCCTCGTCGTCCCCTGCCACCGGGTGGTGGCGAAGGGCGGGATAGGCGGATTCTCCCCCTCCCTCGATCTGAAGCGGACCCTCCTTGCCATGGAGGCGGGAAGACGGATATCTTAA